From a region of the Hymenobacter jejuensis genome:
- a CDS encoding sensor histidine kinase: MFQVPPAVFAAFPMPCLVLAAEAPEYAVVAVNAAFGRLVPGAEEALLHGSAAAAFPGPKELLDASLTQVIATKQAHTLPVQAYRQPSTAAQPATTRYGRPENTPVLNEAGEVAYVLHTVADVPVPPHDAGLPDHPEALMVFDLAGIARRANDRLEQLTQLPNEALLGQHFSHFIAPDDRERVAEHFRRAAQGQPQHYVAESSPAAGRRLQLRLMNLPQLVDGEIVGVYAIAQDITKRWETNQAIIEREHRFRVAFDSIADVIFILDVHPDGGYSFNNVNRAFVATTGLPVEQVVGRNVAEIIPEPALQMVLGNYAEAIRSRQRVMWEETSDYPSGQITGEVSVTPVFDDNGRCSQLIGIVHDLTAQRQADARQKKMAQEMFRQNSDLQQFTYIVSHNLRAPLANAKGFASLLTRVDKDSEVFSTSLTNLQTSLQQLDGIMQDVTDILSIRDKQKAFGKPETVSLAAACQQACRSLEKALQESHGTVNMAISEDLLLQGNRAYLYSIFYNLLSNAIKYRAAERPLVVDIEAHAEGASLALTIADNGLGFEQGPSDKDVFQLYQRFHTGPEGRGIGLFLVKAHVEAMGGIIEVRSQVNQGSCFTIRFN, translated from the coding sequence ATGTTCCAAGTGCCGCCTGCCGTATTTGCTGCCTTTCCGATGCCGTGCTTGGTGCTGGCTGCAGAGGCGCCCGAGTATGCAGTCGTGGCTGTGAATGCCGCATTTGGTCGGCTGGTGCCGGGGGCGGAAGAAGCGCTGTTGCACGGCAGTGCTGCAGCCGCTTTTCCGGGGCCGAAGGAGCTGCTTGATGCTTCGTTGACGCAAGTAATTGCCACCAAACAGGCGCACACGCTCCCTGTGCAGGCATATCGGCAGCCAAGTACCGCGGCCCAGCCTGCAACCACCCGTTACGGCCGGCCAGAAAATACGCCGGTGCTCAACGAAGCGGGCGAGGTAGCCTATGTGCTGCACACCGTCGCCGACGTGCCTGTGCCGCCGCACGACGCGGGGCTGCCCGACCACCCGGAAGCCCTTATGGTCTTTGACCTGGCCGGCATTGCCCGGCGGGCCAACGACCGGCTAGAGCAGCTCACGCAGTTGCCCAATGAGGCCTTGCTCGGTCAGCACTTTTCGCATTTCATCGCCCCCGACGACCGTGAGCGGGTAGCAGAGCACTTCCGGCGAGCGGCCCAGGGCCAACCCCAGCACTACGTTGCGGAAAGCAGCCCGGCAGCGGGGCGTCGCCTGCAATTGCGCCTCATGAACCTGCCTCAGCTCGTAGACGGCGAAATTGTGGGCGTATATGCCATTGCCCAGGACATTACAAAGCGCTGGGAAACCAACCAGGCCATAATCGAACGGGAGCATCGGTTCCGGGTGGCCTTCGATTCGATTGCCGACGTGATTTTTATTCTGGACGTTCACCCGGATGGTGGCTACAGCTTCAACAACGTCAACCGGGCTTTTGTGGCCACAACGGGCTTGCCCGTAGAGCAGGTGGTAGGGCGAAACGTCGCAGAGATTATTCCGGAGCCGGCGCTGCAAATGGTGCTGGGCAACTACGCCGAAGCCATCCGGAGCCGCCAGCGCGTCATGTGGGAGGAAACCTCGGACTACCCTTCGGGCCAAATAACGGGCGAGGTCAGCGTGACGCCCGTCTTCGACGACAACGGCCGCTGTAGCCAGCTGATCGGCATCGTGCACGACCTGACCGCCCAACGGCAAGCCGACGCTCGCCAGAAGAAAATGGCGCAAGAGATGTTTAGGCAAAACTCTGATTTGCAGCAGTTTACCTACATCGTATCGCACAACCTGCGAGCGCCATTGGCCAACGCCAAAGGATTTGCTTCGCTGCTAACCCGCGTCGATAAGGATTCGGAGGTGTTCAGCACGTCGCTCACGAACCTGCAAACCAGCCTGCAACAGCTCGACGGCATTATGCAGGACGTCACGGATATTCTCTCCATCCGCGACAAGCAAAAGGCGTTCGGAAAGCCCGAAACCGTGTCGTTGGCCGCTGCCTGCCAGCAAGCCTGCCGGAGCTTGGAAAAGGCCCTGCAGGAAAGTCACGGCACGGTCAACATGGCCATCTCCGAGGATCTGCTGCTGCAAGGCAACCGGGCGTATCTGTACAGCATTTTTTACAATCTGCTGTCCAATGCCATCAAGTACCGCGCCGCCGAGCGCCCGTTGGTGGTCGACATTGAGGCCCATGCCGAGGGCGCAAGCCTTGCCCTGACCATTGCCGACAACGGCCTGGGGTTTGAGCAGGGACCAAGCGACAAGGATGTGTTTCAGCTCTACCAGCGGTTCCATACCGGGCCGGAAGGTCGGGGGATTGGCCTTTTTTTAGTGAAAGCTCACGTAGAAGCAATGGGCGGGATCATCGAGGTCCGGAGCCAGGTAAATCAAGGAAGCTGCTTTACCATTCGCTTCAATTAA